One region of Synechococcales cyanobacterium CNB genomic DNA includes:
- a CDS encoding prepilin-type N-terminal cleavage/methylation domain-containing protein, whose translation MPPSPPMPPPSTPSPSTAGGKTCAAPGKARNRGRCRNGPPAPCVKFLMRPPRTTAARPGFSLVELLVAIAIIALLIGVLLPALGKARRAARDAACLSNLRQHGIAWTMYLDDFDRFPWGADPEYNKKLRWGWGGVHFYGYDGEDPDAPSDLLAVRRPVNPYLGLDETTDAFARIFRCPNDDGIRYFGHPEVPIPWEEFGAASRAGETTVFGMMGNSYEANRVMYERRINNTPVYGPWFGPDRVKVVPSRFVLLGDSGAMTVALHRRTFEWIVYAWWHGTGRGQLTFLDGSARNENVVGEGAYSMGFGP comes from the coding sequence ATGCCGCCGTCACCGCCGATGCCGCCTCCCTCGACCCCGTCGCCCTCGACCGCTGGTGGGAAGACCTGCGCCGCGCCTGGTAAGGCCCGCAACCGAGGGCGTTGCCGCAACGGCCCGCCCGCCCCCTGCGTAAAGTTCCTGATGCGGCCACCGCGCACCACCGCCGCGCGCCCGGGCTTCTCGCTCGTCGAGCTTCTCGTCGCCATCGCCATCATCGCCCTGCTGATCGGCGTGCTGCTGCCCGCCCTCGGCAAGGCACGCCGCGCCGCACGCGACGCCGCATGCCTGAGCAACCTCCGCCAGCACGGCATCGCCTGGACCATGTACCTCGACGACTTCGACCGGTTCCCATGGGGCGCAGACCCCGAATACAACAAGAAACTCCGCTGGGGCTGGGGCGGCGTCCACTTCTACGGCTACGACGGCGAAGACCCCGACGCGCCCTCCGACCTCCTCGCCGTCCGACGGCCCGTCAACCCCTACCTCGGCCTCGACGAAACCACCGACGCCTTCGCCCGCATCTTCCGGTGCCCCAACGACGACGGCATCCGCTACTTCGGACACCCCGAAGTCCCCATCCCCTGGGAGGAGTTCGGCGCGGCCAGCCGCGCGGGCGAAACCACCGTCTTCGGCATGATGGGCAACAGCTACGAGGCCAACCGCGTCATGTACGAGCGACGCATCAACAACACCCCCGTCTACGGCCCCTGGTTCGGACCCGACCGCGTCAAGGTCGTCCCCTCGCGCTTCGTCCTCCTCGGCGACTCCGGCGCCATGACGGTTGCCCTCCACCGACGGACCTTCGAGTGGATCGTCTACGCCTGGTGGCACGGCACGGGCCGCGGCCAGCTGACCTTCCTCGACGGCTCGGCCCGCAACGAGAACGTCGTCGGGGAAGGGGCGTACTCGATGGGGTTCGGGCCGTGA
- a CDS encoding site-specific DNA-methyltransferase — protein sequence MIPELKAAASSVGSTRNSIILGDALAVLPTLARQSVHLTVFSPPYDGIRDYGKDWRLDYQSLGSELFGATATGGVCAVVIGDGTKNFAKSMTTFRWAVDWVDRAGWRLFECCIYARHGNPGAWWTQRFRVDHS from the coding sequence ATGATCCCCGAACTCAAGGCGGCGGCATCGAGCGTCGGCTCGACTCGGAACTCCATCATCCTCGGTGATGCGTTGGCAGTCCTGCCGACGCTGGCGCGTCAGAGCGTCCACCTGACGGTGTTCAGCCCCCCGTACGACGGCATCCGCGACTACGGCAAGGACTGGCGGCTCGACTACCAATCCCTCGGCTCTGAACTCTTCGGCGCGACGGCGACGGGCGGCGTCTGCGCCGTCGTCATCGGCGACGGTACGAAGAACTTCGCCAAGTCCATGACCACGTTCCGTTGGGCGGTCGACTGGGTGGACCGTGCGGGCTGGCGGCTGTTCGAGTGCTGCATCTACGCCCGGCACGGCAACCCCGGCGCGTGGTGGACGCAGCGATTCAGGGTCGATCATTCGTGA
- a CDS encoding NADH-quinone oxidoreductase subunit B, translating to MGIEAALPTDWVLTTQLQRVINWARRSSLWPMPFATACCGIELMATACSRYDLARFGAEVMRFSPRQSDLLIVAGRIGIKMLPVLQRIYEQITEPKWVISMGACASTGGVFDTYATVQGCDQFIPVDVYVPGCPPRPEQLIEGVMAIQRIVDEDGIPPRGPDGKRVPLGIAVQPGAAGVVRPVGLTVRA from the coding sequence ATGGGCATCGAAGCCGCGTTGCCGACCGACTGGGTGCTGACGACGCAGTTGCAGCGGGTGATCAACTGGGCGCGTCGGTCGTCGCTGTGGCCGATGCCGTTCGCCACGGCCTGCTGCGGGATCGAGCTGATGGCGACGGCGTGCAGCCGGTACGACCTGGCCCGGTTCGGGGCGGAGGTGATGCGGTTCAGCCCGCGGCAGAGCGACCTGCTGATCGTGGCGGGGCGGATCGGCATCAAGATGCTGCCGGTGCTGCAACGCATCTACGAGCAGATCACGGAGCCGAAGTGGGTGATCTCGATGGGGGCGTGCGCCTCGACGGGGGGGGTGTTCGACACCTACGCGACGGTGCAGGGGTGCGACCAGTTCATCCCGGTGGACGTCTACGTCCCCGGCTGCCCGCCGCGGCCGGAGCAGCTGATCGAGGGCGTGATGGCGATCCAGCGGATCGTGGACGAGGACGGCATCCCGCCGCGCGGGCCGGACGGCAAGCGCGTGCCGCTGGGGATCGCCGTGCAGCCGGGTGCGGCGGGGGTGGTGCGGCCGGTCGGGCTGACGGTGCGGGCGTAG
- a CDS encoding YihY family inner membrane protein: protein MSEQTPAQPERAPSATRTLRVAKQVALQIYRTPLPAMAAALAYRTIFGLIPVFVIGLVVLGAFATKEHVTEVVRDLLRYAGLTEIVVEPEPEASDFGAVGAGFLPIVPTEGGAEAREQAKGAAARLDAWVEQLVLNVREVKLVAIGLTGLAMLAYAALSFVVEIERAFNRIYHAPTGRSWPRRVTQYWTMLTLGSVFLVASFYVGGSFTGWVAKIDGGGDQSALVPIAGFAVTVVISTGLLVFLYVTVPNTRVSIKTALAGAVLAALLWEGGKWGFTAFLQWSKNYARLYGAVALIPLFMLWIYVTWVIVLLGLQVSYIMQTFRHGVLARVDALDRPPVVDGATVVALAAHVASRFQGGKPVAPDEAARSLGLEPALAERLLEEMADEGLLHRVPAGRDEVRFALARPPESVRATEALAVGIGASSGRADRADSADLSTLGKLRRREAEAFAGMTLADLVERPSVPAAGVESRGESTNAPEPA, encoded by the coding sequence ATGAGCGAGCAGACGCCTGCACAACCGGAGCGGGCACCGAGCGCGACGCGGACGCTGCGCGTGGCGAAGCAGGTGGCGTTGCAGATCTACCGCACGCCGCTGCCGGCGATGGCGGCCGCGCTGGCGTACCGGACGATCTTCGGGCTGATCCCGGTGTTCGTGATCGGGCTGGTGGTGCTGGGGGCGTTCGCGACGAAGGAGCACGTGACGGAGGTCGTGCGCGACCTGCTGCGCTACGCGGGCCTGACCGAGATCGTGGTCGAGCCTGAGCCGGAGGCCTCGGACTTCGGGGCGGTGGGGGCGGGGTTCCTGCCGATCGTGCCCACGGAGGGGGGTGCGGAGGCGAGGGAGCAGGCGAAGGGGGCGGCGGCGAGGCTGGACGCGTGGGTCGAGCAGCTGGTGCTGAACGTGCGCGAGGTGAAGCTGGTGGCGATCGGGCTGACGGGGCTGGCGATGCTGGCGTATGCCGCGCTCTCGTTCGTGGTCGAGATCGAGCGGGCGTTCAACCGGATCTATCACGCGCCGACGGGGCGGTCGTGGCCGCGCCGCGTGACGCAGTACTGGACCATGCTGACGCTCGGGTCGGTCTTCCTGGTGGCGAGTTTCTACGTGGGCGGTTCGTTCACGGGGTGGGTGGCGAAGATCGACGGCGGGGGGGACCAGTCCGCGCTGGTGCCGATCGCGGGGTTCGCGGTGACGGTGGTCATCAGCACGGGGCTGCTGGTGTTCCTGTACGTGACGGTGCCGAACACGCGGGTGTCGATCAAGACCGCGCTGGCCGGCGCGGTGCTGGCCGCGCTGCTGTGGGAGGGGGGCAAGTGGGGGTTCACGGCGTTTTTGCAGTGGTCGAAGAACTACGCGCGGCTGTACGGGGCGGTCGCGCTCATCCCGCTCTTCATGCTGTGGATCTACGTGACGTGGGTGATCGTGCTGCTCGGGCTGCAGGTGTCGTACATCATGCAGACGTTCCGGCACGGGGTGCTGGCGCGGGTGGATGCGCTGGACCGGCCGCCGGTGGTGGACGGGGCGACGGTGGTTGCGCTGGCGGCGCACGTGGCGTCGCGGTTCCAGGGGGGCAAGCCGGTCGCGCCGGACGAGGCGGCGCGGTCGCTTGGTCTTGAGCCGGCGCTGGCGGAGCGGCTGCTGGAGGAGATGGCGGACGAGGGGCTGCTGCACCGGGTTCCGGCGGGTCGGGACGAGGTTCGCTTCGCGCTGGCGCGCCCGCCCGAGAGCGTGCGGGCGACGGAGGCGCTGGCGGTCGGCATCGGTGCGTCGAGCGGCCGCGCGGACCGCGCGGACTCGGCGGACCTCTCGACGCTGGGGAAGTTGCGCCGCCGCGAGGCGGAGGCGTTCGCGGGGATGACGCTGGCGGACCTGGTGGAGCGGCCGAGCGTGCCCGCGGCCGGTGTCGAGAGCCGGGGCGAATCGACGAACGCGCCCGAACCGGCCTGA
- a CDS encoding rRNA pseudouridine synthase, producing MTTPGQRATRPRKTTTTREQGERLQRVLAHAGIASRRACEELIAEGRVRVNGRIVRELPVFVRLGEDTVEVDGTPVRSPERHIYILLNKPARALSAVADEPGAARRTVLDFVDHPSGVRLYPVGRLDYHTTGLVLLTNDGELANRLSHPRYGVAKSYHAVVKGRLEEDALARLEQGIYLAERREGRTVGAARASHVGLRIVKRDRDATVLEVTLREGRNRQVRRMLAAVGCPVKRLERVAMGPLRLKGVARGQWRELTAAEVRSLRKASTAVEREVGPGGAA from the coding sequence ATTACTACGCCCGGCCAGCGGGCGACGCGACCGAGGAAGACAACGACGACGCGCGAGCAGGGTGAACGTCTCCAGCGTGTGCTGGCGCACGCGGGGATCGCGTCGCGGCGTGCGTGCGAGGAGTTGATCGCCGAGGGGCGGGTGCGCGTGAACGGGCGGATTGTGCGCGAGTTGCCCGTGTTCGTTCGGCTGGGCGAGGACACGGTTGAGGTAGACGGCACGCCGGTGAGGTCGCCCGAGCGGCACATCTACATCCTGCTCAACAAGCCGGCCAGGGCGCTGAGCGCGGTCGCCGACGAACCGGGGGCGGCGAGGCGGACGGTGCTCGACTTCGTGGACCATCCGTCGGGCGTGCGGCTGTACCCGGTCGGACGGCTGGACTACCACACGACGGGGCTGGTGCTGCTGACGAACGACGGCGAACTGGCGAACCGGCTCTCGCACCCGCGCTACGGCGTGGCGAAGTCGTATCACGCGGTGGTGAAGGGCAGGCTTGAGGAGGATGCGCTGGCCCGTCTCGAACAGGGCATCTATCTCGCGGAGCGGCGCGAGGGGCGCACGGTGGGCGCGGCGCGGGCGTCGCACGTCGGGCTGCGGATCGTGAAGCGCGACCGAGACGCGACGGTGCTGGAGGTCACGCTGCGCGAGGGAAGGAACCGGCAGGTGCGCCGGATGCTCGCGGCGGTCGGGTGCCCGGTGAAGCGGCTGGAGCGCGTGGCGATGGGGCCGCTTCGGCTCAAGGGCGTGGCGCGCGGGCAGTGGCGCGAGTTGACGGCCGCGGAGGTGCGCTCGCTGCGCAAGGCATCGACGGCGGTCGAGCGTGAGGTCGGCCCGGGAGGTGCGGCATGA
- a CDS encoding glycogen debranching protein, producing the protein MARVAAMEAEWLEPDGLGGFASGTVSGVRTRRYHALLLASRTPPTDRFVLVNGLDAWLTGGECPVPLCAHRYAPDVLHPRGDRWVESFVREPWPTWTYRLPDRTRVQHEVFVPRGRPMVVLSWRLLTGRKGAGLSVRPLISVRDYHATHHENPSFNAGSERRGDAVIWRPYYGVPTIAARTNGVYREAMEWYRRFLYSEEARRGLDSVEDLASPGHFEFDLSAGEAWMILSTDTPREPGTSGEPTLEELRRSERARRAVLGTGLAASAQAYVVSRGLSKTIIAGYPWFTDWGRDTFISVRGLCLATGRLEEARSILGEWSRFVVDGMLPNRFPDAGTQPEYHSVDAALWFVQAAWEFLETVKRARLRLEAGEEGSLRSAVRGIVAGHLRGTRHGVRVTEDGLLAAGERGTSLTWMDARVDGRAITPRVGKPVEVQALWINAARIAAEMEPRDAKLDAAWRRGLASFRERFWNAERGMLHDVVDADHAPGAADSSLRPNQVFAVGGLRWSLLEPERAARVVDVVERELWTPMGLRTLGPREPGYRGRFEGGPRERDEAYHNGTAWPWLLGPFVEAWVRVRGGTAEAKREARERFVEPLVRNAEAGGLGHIAEVADGDPPHRTGGCPFQAWSVGEVLRAECGMLKEGGGKDEVWIA; encoded by the coding sequence ATGGCGCGCGTCGCGGCGATGGAGGCGGAATGGCTGGAGCCGGACGGCCTCGGCGGGTTCGCGTCGGGGACGGTGAGCGGCGTGCGCACGCGGCGCTACCACGCGCTGCTCCTGGCGTCGCGCACGCCGCCGACGGATCGGTTCGTGCTGGTGAACGGGCTTGACGCGTGGCTGACGGGGGGGGAGTGCCCCGTGCCGTTGTGCGCGCACCGGTATGCGCCTGACGTGCTGCACCCGCGCGGGGATCGTTGGGTGGAGTCGTTCGTGCGCGAGCCGTGGCCGACGTGGACGTACCGACTGCCGGACCGGACGCGGGTGCAGCATGAGGTGTTCGTGCCGCGCGGGAGACCGATGGTCGTGCTCTCGTGGCGGCTGCTCACGGGGCGCAAGGGCGCGGGGCTGTCGGTGAGGCCGCTGATCTCGGTGCGCGACTATCACGCGACGCACCACGAGAACCCGAGTTTCAACGCGGGGTCCGAGCGGCGAGGCGACGCGGTGATCTGGCGGCCGTACTACGGCGTGCCGACGATCGCGGCGCGCACGAACGGCGTCTATCGCGAGGCGATGGAGTGGTACCGGCGGTTCCTGTACTCCGAAGAGGCGCGCCGGGGGCTTGACAGCGTGGAGGACCTGGCGTCGCCGGGGCACTTCGAGTTCGACCTGTCGGCGGGCGAGGCGTGGATGATCCTGTCCACGGACACGCCGCGCGAGCCGGGGACGAGCGGCGAGCCGACACTCGAGGAGTTGCGACGGAGCGAGCGGGCGCGGCGCGCCGTGCTGGGGACCGGGCTGGCGGCGTCGGCGCAGGCGTATGTCGTGTCGCGCGGGCTCTCGAAGACGATCATCGCGGGGTACCCGTGGTTCACGGACTGGGGGCGCGACACCTTCATCTCGGTGCGCGGGCTGTGCCTGGCGACCGGGCGGCTGGAGGAGGCGCGGTCGATCCTGGGGGAGTGGTCGCGGTTCGTGGTGGACGGAATGCTGCCGAACCGATTCCCGGACGCGGGCACGCAGCCGGAGTATCACAGCGTGGACGCCGCGCTCTGGTTCGTGCAGGCGGCGTGGGAGTTTCTTGAGACGGTCAAGCGGGCGCGCCTGCGGCTGGAGGCTGGCGAGGAGGGATCGCTGCGGTCGGCGGTGCGAGGGATCGTCGCCGGACACCTGCGCGGCACGCGGCACGGCGTGCGCGTGACGGAGGACGGCCTGCTCGCGGCGGGGGAACGCGGCACCAGCCTGACGTGGATGGATGCGCGAGTGGACGGGCGTGCCATCACGCCGCGCGTCGGCAAGCCGGTCGAGGTGCAGGCGCTGTGGATCAACGCGGCGCGGATCGCGGCGGAGATGGAGCCGAGGGACGCGAAGCTCGACGCGGCGTGGCGGCGCGGGCTGGCGTCGTTCCGCGAGAGGTTCTGGAACGCCGAGCGCGGGATGCTGCACGACGTGGTGGACGCGGATCATGCGCCGGGCGCGGCGGATTCGTCGCTGCGGCCGAACCAGGTGTTCGCGGTGGGAGGTCTGCGGTGGTCGCTGCTGGAGCCGGAGCGTGCGGCGCGGGTTGTCGACGTGGTCGAGCGCGAGTTGTGGACGCCGATGGGACTGCGCACGCTCGGGCCGCGCGAGCCGGGGTACCGGGGGCGGTTCGAGGGCGGGCCGCGGGAGCGCGACGAGGCGTACCACAACGGGACGGCGTGGCCGTGGCTGCTCGGGCCGTTCGTGGAGGCGTGGGTGCGCGTGCGCGGCGGCACGGCGGAGGCGAAGCGCGAGGCCCGCGAGCGGTTCGTCGAGCCGCTGGTGCGCAACGCGGAGGCGGGCGGCCTCGGGCACATCGCGGAAGTCGCGGACGGCGACCCGCCGCACCGGACGGGCGGATGCCCTTTTCAGGCGTGGAGCGTGGGAGAGGTCCTGCGGGCGGAGTGCGGGATGCTGAAGGAAGGGGGGGGCAAGGACGAGGTCTGGATTGCGTGA
- a CDS encoding glycogen synthase, which produces MASVNEQVGVSARVGERSRVSHAPEVDAERAPAGALLMEIGWEVCNPIGGIYQVLRSKAPTMAQRWGNRYMVVGPYMGARSALEVEPRRATGWMGRVLDELRAEGLESHHGRWLVPGRPRVVLLEHALTGTKLDAVKYRLWAEHGIESPGNDELVDGVVGFAEAIRKLMAVMCRVWVRDSGGGQGQRRLLAHMHEWLGGLAIPFIRREQLPVSLVFTTHATLLGRYIATSDPDFYRRLTTIDHEAEARRYGIRAQHHYERAAAHGAHVFTTISPITAEECGALLGRKPDLVLPNGLNVEQYSVGHEFQTLHAQFKDRIHQFVMGHFFPTYAFDLDKTLYFFSSGRFEPRNKGFDLCLDACARLNAELRRRGSDVTVVFFIITRRPARSLLPEALQSRGVLSELREVCEHISATLGERMFREAAAGRRVNLDSLVDEYWRLRMRRTQAALKTDRLPSVFTHHMDDAESDEIVRTIRRLGLLNHPEDRVKVVYHPDFISPTNPLWGMEYEQFVRGCHLGVFPSAYEPWGYTPLECVTMGVPAVTSDLAGFGRHVAENFADHDRWGLWILPRRGREYGESADLLARRMLEFCTLDRRARVALRNQVEQRSWNFDWSRVSRPYHVAHDLALARARAGTY; this is translated from the coding sequence ATGGCGAGCGTGAACGAGCAGGTCGGGGTGTCGGCGCGCGTGGGGGAGCGGTCCCGCGTGAGCCACGCGCCCGAGGTGGACGCCGAGCGTGCGCCCGCGGGCGCGCTGCTGATGGAGATCGGGTGGGAGGTGTGCAATCCGATCGGCGGCATCTACCAGGTGCTGCGGTCGAAGGCGCCGACGATGGCGCAGCGGTGGGGGAACCGCTACATGGTGGTGGGTCCGTACATGGGGGCGAGGTCCGCGCTGGAGGTAGAGCCGCGGCGGGCGACAGGATGGATGGGGCGTGTGCTGGACGAGTTGCGGGCGGAGGGGTTGGAATCGCACCACGGGCGGTGGCTGGTGCCGGGGCGGCCGCGGGTGGTGCTGCTTGAGCACGCGCTGACAGGGACGAAACTGGACGCTGTGAAGTACAGGCTGTGGGCGGAGCACGGGATCGAGTCGCCGGGGAACGACGAGCTGGTGGACGGGGTGGTTGGGTTCGCTGAGGCGATCAGGAAGCTGATGGCGGTGATGTGCCGGGTGTGGGTTCGGGACTCGGGGGGGGGGCAGGGGCAGAGGCGGCTTCTGGCGCACATGCACGAATGGCTGGGCGGGCTGGCGATCCCGTTCATCCGGCGTGAGCAGTTGCCGGTGAGCCTGGTGTTCACGACGCACGCGACGCTGCTGGGGAGGTACATCGCGACGAGCGACCCGGACTTTTACAGGCGACTGACCACGATCGACCACGAGGCGGAGGCGAGGCGCTACGGCATCCGGGCGCAGCACCACTACGAGCGCGCGGCAGCGCACGGGGCGCACGTGTTCACGACGATCTCTCCGATCACGGCGGAGGAGTGCGGCGCGCTGCTGGGGCGCAAGCCGGACCTGGTGCTGCCGAACGGGCTGAACGTGGAGCAGTACAGCGTGGGGCACGAGTTCCAGACGCTGCACGCGCAGTTCAAGGACCGTATCCACCAGTTCGTGATGGGGCACTTCTTCCCCACCTACGCCTTCGACCTGGACAAGACGCTGTATTTCTTCAGCAGTGGGCGGTTCGAGCCTCGGAACAAGGGGTTCGACCTGTGCCTGGACGCCTGCGCACGGCTGAACGCGGAGCTGCGTCGTCGAGGGAGCGACGTGACGGTGGTGTTCTTCATCATCACTCGGCGGCCGGCGCGTTCGCTGCTGCCCGAGGCGCTGCAGAGCCGCGGCGTGCTGAGCGAGTTGCGCGAGGTCTGCGAGCACATCTCGGCGACGCTTGGGGAGCGCATGTTCCGCGAGGCGGCGGCTGGTCGGCGCGTGAACCTGGATTCGCTGGTGGACGAGTACTGGCGGTTGCGGATGCGGCGGACGCAGGCCGCGCTGAAGACGGACCGTCTGCCCTCGGTCTTCACGCACCACATGGACGACGCGGAGAGCGACGAGATCGTGCGGACGATCCGGCGGCTCGGGCTGCTGAACCACCCTGAGGACCGGGTGAAGGTGGTCTACCACCCGGACTTCATCAGCCCGACGAATCCGCTGTGGGGGATGGAATACGAGCAGTTTGTGCGCGGGTGCCACCTGGGCGTGTTCCCGAGCGCGTACGAACCGTGGGGGTACACGCCGCTGGAGTGCGTGACGATGGGCGTGCCTGCGGTGACGAGCGACCTGGCCGGGTTCGGCCGGCACGTGGCGGAGAACTTCGCGGATCACGACAGGTGGGGCCTCTGGATCCTGCCGCGGCGCGGGCGTGAGTACGGCGAGTCGGCGGACCTGCTGGCGCGGCGGATGCTGGAGTTCTGCACGCTGGATCGCCGGGCGAGGGTGGCGCTGCGGAACCAGGTGGAGCAGCGTTCGTGGAACTTCGACTGGTCGCGGGTGTCGAGGCCGTATCACGTGGCGCACGACCTCGCGCTCGCGCGGGCGCGGGCGGGCACGTACTGA